A portion of the Bacillus sp. es.034 genome contains these proteins:
- a CDS encoding LacI family DNA-binding transcriptional regulator, with amino-acid sequence MVTIKEVAKEANVSISTVSRVLNKSGYTSEKTKEKVLNAVKKLNYQGSLVAAAMKKKQTLTLGLIIPDIKNIFYSDLTRTIEDRANSHGFNIFLCNTDNNLQKEAEYIHLLIAKGVDGIIFSSPEADDGNIEELKENYPELPVVILGGKFPKLILNEIIVDNVDGAYKAMRHLLDLGHKDIAFIGGDPETYASIERHQGYKLALNERGVPIKDDYVIFDKFYIESGYKNAMRLLQKNDRPSAIFAVSDSVAVGVYKAARELNIRIPEQLSVVGFDDSQYAEILYPMLTTIRTPIKEMGQRAIEIMVKAIKEKQIIKETVLFYPTLIERESTMEREANN; translated from the coding sequence TTGGTAACAATAAAGGAAGTTGCAAAAGAAGCTAATGTTTCAATCTCCACAGTGTCAAGAGTTCTTAATAAGAGCGGGTATACAAGTGAAAAAACGAAAGAAAAGGTTCTTAATGCAGTTAAGAAGCTTAACTACCAAGGAAGTCTGGTAGCTGCTGCAATGAAGAAGAAACAAACATTAACTCTTGGTTTAATCATACCTGATATAAAGAATATTTTTTATTCAGATCTGACTAGAACAATAGAGGATCGAGCAAATAGTCATGGATTTAACATCTTTTTATGTAATACAGATAACAATTTGCAGAAAGAAGCAGAGTATATACACCTACTGATTGCTAAAGGAGTCGATGGAATCATCTTTTCATCTCCAGAGGCTGATGATGGAAATATAGAAGAATTGAAGGAAAACTATCCTGAGCTGCCAGTGGTCATATTAGGGGGGAAATTCCCGAAATTAATTCTAAATGAGATCATAGTTGATAATGTTGATGGAGCATATAAAGCGATGAGACATCTTCTGGATTTAGGGCATAAGGATATTGCCTTTATCGGCGGGGATCCTGAAACTTACGCATCCATCGAAAGGCACCAAGGGTACAAGTTAGCCTTGAATGAAAGAGGCGTTCCTATAAAGGACGATTATGTGATTTTTGACAAGTTTTATATTGAAAGCGGTTATAAAAATGCAATGAGATTGTTGCAAAAAAATGATAGGCCATCGGCAATCTTTGCGGTTAGCGACAGTGTGGCTGTTGGTGTCTACAAAGCTGCAAGGGAGCTGAATATTAGAATTCCCGAGCAATTGTCAGTTGTTGGTTTTGATGATTCTCAATATGCGGAAATCTTATATCCTATGCTTACGACTATACGAACGCCAATTAAAGAAATGGGTCAAAGGGCTATCGAAATCATGGTGAAAGCAATAAAGGAAAAACAAATAATCAAAGAAACTGTCCTCTTTTATCCGACTCTTATTGAAAGGGAGTCAACAATGGAGAGAGAAGCAAATAATTAA
- a CDS encoding LURP-one-related family protein: MKQLYIKQKVFSLSEKFTVKDQDEQDVYYVEGSFMKVPKTFSIMNQDREEVALITKKVLSFLPTFFVEVNSEEVVTIKKELSFLKAKYSIDAAGIEVEGNWMDMDFQVLHQGRVVGEVGKKWFSWGDSYRVQILEEEMETMILALVIAIDCVKADQSNNTATF, from the coding sequence ATGAAACAGCTTTACATCAAACAGAAAGTGTTCAGTCTCAGTGAAAAATTCACCGTAAAGGACCAGGACGAGCAGGACGTCTATTATGTCGAAGGAAGCTTCATGAAGGTCCCGAAGACATTCTCCATCATGAATCAGGACCGGGAAGAAGTGGCCCTGATCACGAAAAAGGTGTTGAGCTTTCTGCCGACGTTCTTTGTTGAGGTGAATAGTGAAGAGGTCGTGACGATCAAGAAAGAATTATCCTTTCTGAAGGCCAAGTATTCTATTGATGCGGCAGGCATTGAAGTGGAAGGAAACTGGATGGATATGGACTTTCAGGTGTTACATCAGGGGAGAGTCGTTGGTGAAGTAGGCAAGAAATGGTTCAGTTGGGGCGACAGTTACAGGGTGCAGATACTGGAGGAAGAGATGGAGACGATGATTCTGGCTCTTGTGATTGCGATTGATTGTGTGAAGGCAGATCAGTCGAATAATACTGCGACGTTTTAA
- a CDS encoding thermonuclease family protein gives MKGLPMILAAIAVILTLLMAMMTPAAWVGLLIVVFGLYQTSQKRKVRRMFSSGLITIGILGIILGGCASPSDQVDQVATENAENEADQQPKAEEEKKAEEEKKAKEEEETAAKEKAKAEKEQQELSETFGLEEVLVSRVVDGDTVELKDGRKVRFIGVNTPESTTRTEEYGKEASNYTTEKLEGKTVWLQKDVSETDRYNRSLRLIWLEIPKDDMDEEEIRTKMFNADLVLNGYAEPSTYNPDVKYSEYFVKFAREARENGTGLWAYGENGTTKGDLDPKEEKKTTTASTTSKSSSSATTEEPAAAQQQEYYQNCTELRKVYPDGVPSDHPAYASKHDRDKDDWACER, from the coding sequence ATGAAAGGATTACCTATGATCTTGGCTGCCATCGCCGTCATTCTCACCTTGCTCATGGCGATGATGACGCCTGCAGCATGGGTGGGACTATTGATTGTGGTGTTTGGTTTATACCAAACTTCTCAAAAGAGAAAAGTCAGAAGGATGTTTTCAAGTGGGTTGATAACAATCGGGATTCTCGGGATTATCCTCGGGGGCTGTGCATCTCCATCAGATCAAGTGGATCAAGTAGCTACTGAGAATGCTGAGAATGAAGCCGACCAACAGCCAAAAGCAGAGGAAGAAAAGAAAGCGGAAGAAGAGAAGAAAGCCAAGGAAGAAGAAGAGACGGCGGCAAAGGAAAAAGCAAAAGCTGAGAAAGAGCAACAAGAGCTTTCCGAGACATTCGGATTGGAAGAAGTGCTGGTTTCCCGAGTGGTAGATGGCGATACAGTCGAATTGAAGGATGGAAGAAAAGTCCGGTTCATAGGCGTCAACACCCCGGAATCCACAACGAGAACAGAAGAATACGGAAAAGAAGCAAGTAACTATACGACGGAAAAGTTAGAAGGCAAGACGGTCTGGTTACAAAAAGATGTGTCGGAAACGGACCGGTACAATCGTTCCCTGCGTCTTATTTGGCTTGAGATTCCTAAGGATGACATGGACGAAGAAGAGATCCGGACCAAGATGTTCAATGCCGACCTGGTGTTAAACGGATATGCAGAGCCGTCGACCTATAATCCGGATGTCAAATACAGCGAGTACTTCGTGAAATTCGCCCGGGAAGCAAGGGAGAATGGAACGGGCCTCTGGGCTTACGGTGAAAATGGCACCACTAAAGGGGACCTGGATCCAAAGGAAGAAAAGAAGACAACGACAGCATCTACAACTTCTAAATCCAGCTCAAGTGCAACAACGGAAGAACCGGCAGCTGCCCAACAACAAGAGTACTATCAAAACTGTACCGAACTGAGAAAAGTTTATCCGGATGGAGTCCCTTCCGATCATCCTGCTTATGCATCGAAGCATGACCGGGATAAAGATGACTGGGCGTGTGAGAGATAA